In one Juglans regia cultivar Chandler chromosome 11, Walnut 2.0, whole genome shotgun sequence genomic region, the following are encoded:
- the LOC108997682 gene encoding aspartyl protease family protein 1-like translates to MAWPPFTSTTLWVLCVLFLGLGSRICYGFGPTFGFDIHHRFSDPVNGILSVDDLPVKGSVDYYVSMAHRDRLIRARHLAAIDGQSLPLTFANGNDTVLISSLGFLHYANVSVGTPSMSFLVALDTGSDLFWLPCDCKKDSCIDGLKSSSSGKEIKLNIYSPNTSSTSKKVSCDSTFCEQRPCSSANSNCAYEVAYLSSNTSSMGVLVEDVLHLVTDDDQPKVVNAQITFGCGQIQTGTFLSGAAPNGLFGLGMEDISVPSVLARNGLASNSFSMCFGDDGIGKINFGNNGSSEQRETPFSVRQSHPTYNISITRITVGTSASELEFSAIFDSGTSFTLLSDPAYTFISESFNSQVQEKRHSPDSEIPFEYCYELSANQKNYTIPDMNLTMKGGDQYFLNDPTAVVQTPNGGYLYCLALLKSENINIIGQNFMVGYHLVFDREKMVLGWKDSNCYNAENSNILPTTPSHSPAVSPALAVNPEAKQSSGNTSPIPVANHSPKWKSFTCTLTILLVSYLAIV, encoded by the exons ATGGCTTGGCCTCCTTTTACTTCTACGACTTTATGGGTACTGTGcgttttgtttttgggtttggGTTCCCGGATCTGTTATGGGTTCGGGCCCACGTTCGGTTTTGACATTCACCACCGATTCTCCGATCCAGTTAATGGAATTCTCAGCGTCGATGACCTCCCGGTGAAGGGAAGCGTGGACTACTACGTCTCCATGGCCCACCGTGACCGCTTAATTCGCGCCCGTCACCTCGCTGCCATCGACGGCCAGTCCTTGCCGCTCACTTTTGCCAATGGAAACGACACGGTTTTGATCAGTTCTTTGGGATT TTTGCATTATGCCAATGTATCTGTAGGGACACCAAGTATGTCATTTCTTGTGGCATTAGACACTGGTAGTGATTTGTTCTGGCTACCATGCGATTGTAAGAAAGACAGTTGCATTGATGGCTTGAAGTCATCATCATCTGGAAAG gaaataaaactaaacatcTACAGCCCTAATActtcatcaacaagcaaaaagGTTTCCTGCGACAGCACCTTTTGCGAACAAAGGCCATGCTCATCAGCAAATAGTAACTGTGCTTATGAAGTTGCATATCTTTCTAGTAACACCTCATCCATGGGGGTCTTGGTAGAGGATGTTTTGCACTTAGTTACAGATGATGATCAACCAAAAGTTGTTAATGCTCAGATTACTTTTGG TTGTGGTCAAATTCAGACTGGCACTTTTTTGTCGGGTGCAGCACCAAATGGTCTGTTCGGGCTTGGCATGGAAGACATATCTGTTCCAAGCGTCTTAGCAAGAAATGGGCTAGCTTCAAATTCTTTTTCTATGTGTTTTGGAGATGATGGGATTGGGAAGATCAATTTTGGAAATAATGGCAGCTCAGAGCAAAGAGAAACTCCATTCAGTGTTAGGCAATCGCA CCCAACTTATAACATCAGCATCACTCGAATAACTGTGGGAACCAGTGCTTCTGAGCTTGAGTTCAGTGCCATATTCGACTCTGGTACATCATTCACACTCCTGAGTGACCCTGCTTATACTTTTATTTCAGAGAGT TTCAATTCCCAAGTCCAAGAAAAGCGGCATTCACCTGATTCTGAGATCCCCTTTGAATATTGTTATGAACTAAG CGCAAATCAAAAGAACTATACAATTCCTGATATGAATCTGACAATGAAAGGTGGAGACCAATATTTTCTCAATGATCCAACTGCAGTGGTCCAAACTCCA AATGGTGGATATTTGTATTGTCTGGCTCTTCtcaaaagtgaaaatataaaCATCATTGGAC AAAACTTCATGGTTGGTTATCACCTAGTTTTTGATCGTGAGAAGATGGTATTGGGTTGGAAGGACTCAAACT GCTACAATGCTGAGAATTCGAACATTCTGCCTACCACACCATCACACTCTCCTGCTGTTTCCCCTGCTCTTGCCGTCAACCCGGAAGCCAAACAAAGCAGTGGTAACACTTCTCCTATACCTGTGGCGAATCATTCACCCAAGTGGAAGTCCtttacttgcacactcacgattcTTCTTGTTTCATACTTAGCTATTGTTTGA
- the LOC108997641 gene encoding aspartyl protease family protein 1-like gives MHESFWRSQPNNMFCFFKLLLLVLIFLISFLGAHCSSRGGRIFSFKMHHRFSDPVKKFSETAGSRLSPAPAKGSIEYYADLADRDRILRGRKLSELHEPLAFSDGNATLRISSLGFLHYTTVQLGTPGVKFMVALDTGSDLFWVPCDCSRCAPTEGTVYASDFELNIYNPKGSSTSRNVTCNNSLCAHRSRCIGTFNNCPYMVSYVSAETSTSGILVEDVLHLTAEDSYQELVEAYITFGCGQVQSGSFLDVAAPNGLFGLGMEKISVPSILSSEGFTADSFSMCFGHDGIGRISFGDKGSPDQEETPFNLNPSHPNYNISVTQLRVGKTLIDVDFTALFDSGTSFTYLVDPTYARLAESFHSQAQDKRHPPDSRIPFEYCYDMSPRGNASLIPSMSLTMKGGSQFAIHEPIIVINSQTELVYCLAVVKSRELNIIGQNLMTGYRVVFDREKLVLGWKKFDCYDKEDHNISPTKPHGTTVPPAVAVGLGNSSTPESTKETGNSSHGSAAWPLFCSHTSLTYLRFLITLFLLL, from the exons ATGCATGAATCTTTCTGGCGTTCCCAACCCAACAACATGTTCTGTTTCTTTAAACTTCTCCTCCTCGTCCTTATCTTCTTGATCTCTTTCTTGGGTGCCCATTGCTCCAGCCGTGGCGGCCGCATTTTCAGCTTCAAGATGCATCACCGCTTCTCTGATCCGGTCAAGAAATTTTCAGAGACCGCCGGATCAAGGCTCTCTCCGGCCCCCGCGAAGGGCAGTATCGAGTACTACGCTGATCTCGCCGACCGTGATCGCATCCTCCGCGGCCGCAAGCTCTCTGAACTCCACGAGCCGCTTGCTTTCTCCGACGGCAACGCCACTCTCCGTATCAGCTCCCTGGGATT TTTGCATTACACGACGGTGCAGTTAGGGACACCCGGAGTGAAGTTTATGGTAGCGCTGGACACTGGGAGTGACCTGTTTTGGGTTCCCTGTGATTGCAGCAGATGTGCCCCTACAGAGGGCACAGTTTATGCTTCT GATTTTGAGCTTAATATATACAATCCTAAAGGGTCGTCAACGAGCAGAAATGTTACTTGCAACAACAGTCTGTGTGCACACCGTAGTCGATGCATTGGAACATTCAACAATTGCCCTTACATGGTCTCTTATGTCTCAGCTGAAACATCTACATCTGGGATATTGGTAGAGGATGTTCTGCACTTAACAGCAGAAGATAGTTATCAGGAACTTGTTGAGGCATACATCACATTTGG CTGTGGGCAGGTTCAAAGTGGTTCATTTTTGGATGTTGCAGCTCCCAATGGTTTGTTTGGGCTTGGCATGGAGAAGATATCAGTTCCTAGCATTTTATCTAGCGAAGGTTTTACGGCAGATTCTTTCTCCATGTGCTTCGGACATGATGGAATTGGAAGGATCAGTTTTGGAGACAAGGGTAGTCCTGATCAAGAAGAGACCCCTTTTAATCTGAACCCATCGCA CCCAAACTATAATATCAGTGTTACTCAACTTCGAGTTGGCAAAACTCTAATTGATGTGGATTTCACTGCTCTTTTTGATTCTGGGACCTCTTTTACATACTTGGTTGACCCAACCTATGCCAGGCTTGCAGAGAGT TTCCATTCACAGGCACAAGATAAGCGGCATCCACCAGATTCAAGGATCCCTTTTGAATATTGTTATGATATGAG TCCTAGGGGCAATGCTAGTTTGATACCTAGCATGAGTTTAACTATGAAAGGTGGAAGTCAATTTGCCATCCATGAGCCCATAATAGTCATCAACAGTCAG ACTGAACTTGTTTATTGCCTTGCTGTTGTCAAGAGCAGAGAACTGAATATAATTGGAC AAAACTTAATGACTGGTTACCGTGTTGTATTTGACCGAGAAAAACTTGTCTTGGGCTGGAAGAAGTTTGATT GTTATGACAAAGAAGATCACAATATATCTCCAACAAAGCCTCACGGTACCACGGTGCCTCCTGCTGTTGCCGTTGGACTAGGTAACTCCTCTACTCCAGAGTCTACAAAAGAGACCGGGAATAGTTCCCATGGTTCGGCTGCATGGCCGTTGTTCTGTAGTCATACTTCTCTGACTTACTTAAGATTTCTCATTACATTGTTTCTGCTGTTGTAG